One genomic window of Corynebacterium massiliense DSM 45435 includes the following:
- the modA gene encoding molybdate ABC transporter substrate-binding protein, whose amino-acid sequence MNFGVLKKKKLPIIAAIAAGAAAALVGCQASDSASEGAASDAPESSQADTLNVLAASSTRVLNDDLQKAADDAGVDAKLSFVNAGSYTLVQQLSDGAPGDLLITANQKTMDDAVERGTVSDPRVLATNEMVMVVPKGNPAGIKSVRDITDETNFVVCDPQVPCGDISEDLMKDNNVTARPDSQEHQVADVLSRVSTGEADAGWVYSTDAAAAGDKVEVIKIDHSAEHRNDIVGAVAKDAAHKDAAERVLDLLDKDFDVQWRDHGFEPNEG is encoded by the coding sequence ATGAACTTCGGCGTATTAAAAAAGAAAAAGCTGCCAATCATTGCCGCCATCGCGGCGGGCGCGGCGGCCGCGCTCGTTGGCTGCCAGGCCTCCGACTCCGCCTCCGAGGGCGCTGCAAGCGACGCCCCGGAATCCTCCCAGGCGGACACCCTCAACGTGCTGGCTGCGTCGTCGACGCGTGTGCTTAACGATGACCTACAGAAGGCCGCCGATGACGCCGGCGTAGACGCGAAACTGTCGTTCGTAAACGCCGGCTCGTACACCCTGGTCCAGCAACTGTCTGACGGCGCGCCGGGCGACCTGCTCATCACCGCCAACCAGAAGACGATGGATGACGCCGTCGAGCGCGGTACGGTCAGCGATCCCCGCGTGCTGGCCACCAACGAAATGGTCATGGTCGTGCCCAAGGGCAACCCGGCAGGCATTAAGTCGGTGCGCGATATCACCGACGAAACCAACTTCGTCGTGTGCGATCCGCAGGTGCCGTGCGGCGATATTTCCGAAGACCTGATGAAGGACAACAACGTCACCGCCCGGCCGGACTCGCAGGAGCACCAGGTCGCCGACGTTCTCAGCCGCGTGTCCACCGGTGAAGCCGACGCCGGCTGGGTGTACTCCACTGACGCCGCCGCAGCTGGCGACAAGGTGGAAGTGATAAAGATCGACCACTCCGCCGAGCACCGCAACGATATCGTCGGCGCCGTGGCCAAGGACGCGGCGCACAAGGACGCCGCCGAGCGCGTTCTGGATTTGTTGGATAAGGACTTTGACGTCCAGTGGCGCGACCACGGCTTTGAGCCGAATGAGGGCTAA
- the thrB gene encoding homoserine kinase produces MSTELRPGTRARVRVPASTANLGPGYDTLGLALTLYDVVEVEVTDPHGGVPGTVGADTMGASVRVDITGEGADELPRDESNLVVRAVRSGLKAADVTAPGLKVTCTNAIPQSRGLGSSASAAVAGVAAANALAGSPLSAADLVQLSSEFEGHPDNAAASVLGQAVTSWTSVPVDGRSLPTFRAVQIPVHKDIRATAIVPDFHASTREVRRVLPSHVTHQDAAFNVSRAALQTVALRDHPELLWEGTRDRLHQPYRADVLPVTAEWVNRLRNRGFAAFLSGAGPTVLVLHTEPIPDAELADARAQNLRIMQLGIAGPVETSADFAG; encoded by the coding sequence ATGAGTACCGAACTTCGTCCCGGCACGCGCGCCCGCGTGCGCGTGCCCGCCTCCACTGCCAACCTGGGCCCTGGCTACGACACGCTGGGCCTCGCCCTCACCCTCTACGACGTAGTGGAGGTGGAGGTCACCGATCCGCACGGTGGGGTGCCGGGCACCGTCGGCGCGGACACGATGGGCGCCAGCGTCCGCGTGGACATCACCGGCGAAGGCGCCGACGAGCTGCCGCGCGACGAGTCCAACTTGGTGGTGCGCGCGGTGCGTTCCGGGCTGAAGGCGGCGGACGTGACCGCGCCGGGGCTGAAGGTCACCTGCACCAACGCCATCCCGCAGTCGCGCGGGCTGGGGTCGTCGGCGTCCGCGGCTGTCGCCGGGGTGGCGGCGGCGAACGCGCTGGCGGGCTCGCCGCTGTCCGCCGCAGATCTGGTGCAGCTGTCGTCCGAGTTCGAAGGCCACCCGGATAATGCGGCGGCCTCCGTGCTGGGGCAGGCGGTGACCTCGTGGACGAGCGTGCCGGTCGATGGCCGCTCGCTGCCCACGTTCCGCGCGGTACAGATCCCGGTTCACAAGGACATTAGGGCGACGGCCATCGTGCCTGACTTCCACGCCTCCACGCGCGAGGTCCGCCGGGTACTGCCGTCCCACGTCACGCACCAGGACGCGGCGTTCAACGTCTCGCGCGCGGCTTTGCAGACCGTGGCGCTGCGCGATCACCCAGAGCTGTTGTGGGAGGGCACCCGCGATCGCCTGCACCAGCCGTACCGCGCGGACGTGCTGCCCGTGACCGCCGAGTGGGTTAACCGCCTGCGCAACCGCGGTTTCGCCGCGTTCCTCTCCGGCGCCGGGCCGACGGTTCTGGTCCTGCACACCGAGCCCATCCCGGACGCCGAGCTTGCCGATGCCCGCGCGCAGAACCTGCGCATCATGCAGCTGGGCATCGCCGGCCCCGTGGAGACCTCCGCCGATTTCGCAGGCTAA
- the moaC gene encoding cyclic pyranopterin monophosphate synthase MoaC — protein MKFTHLNSDGAAYMVDVTEKQPTVRSATAQGEVACSPEVLAALRDGTVPKGDVLAVARVAGIAAAKKVPDLLPLAHTIGVHGAAVELELGDDHVSIQATVRTADRTGVEMEALTAVNVAALAVIDMVKGVDRSAYIRRCGITAKSGGRSGDWSRELPQ, from the coding sequence ATGAAGTTCACTCACTTAAACAGCGACGGCGCCGCCTACATGGTGGACGTGACAGAAAAGCAGCCGACGGTACGCAGCGCCACTGCCCAGGGCGAGGTGGCCTGCTCCCCGGAGGTTCTCGCCGCGCTGCGCGACGGCACGGTGCCGAAAGGCGACGTCTTAGCCGTTGCCCGCGTGGCGGGTATCGCCGCCGCGAAGAAGGTGCCGGATCTTCTCCCGCTGGCCCACACCATCGGCGTGCACGGCGCCGCGGTGGAGCTGGAGCTTGGCGATGACCACGTGTCCATCCAGGCCACCGTCCGTACCGCGGACCGCACCGGCGTGGAGATGGAGGCGCTGACCGCGGTCAACGTCGCGGCACTGGCCGTTATCGACATGGTCAAAGGCGTCGACCGCAGCGCGTATATCCGCCGCTGCGGCATCACCGCCAAATCCGGCGGGCGGTCGGGCGACTGGTCGCGGGAACTGCCGCAGTGA
- a CDS encoding ATP-binding cassette domain-containing protein, producing MRANARPSRAPRTERTPLTKRAPSVNPAALWPIPGPLWAIAAMAVVYLVAPIVALASRVPWGDITAVMATPETRDLLSLTLRAAVWSTAIALLLGVSLALALQRLRQGSAVVRALVLLPLAMPPVVSGLALTALLGRRGLLAPILDALGLQFGFAFPGVVAAHVFITLPFVVVTADSALGQLDGEILAAARSVGLGRWRMLRHIILPAVAPALLTGGCLAFARSLGEFGTTLTFAGSMPGVTRTMPLGIYLAREVSEDNAYALSAVLIGLAVACLALTALPALWRRSPRPTARTIREMDIPQLAELTRPLPQSGIPHPAIEVGDGDTITRFRPGKVTAIAGPNGSGKTTLAGTIAGRLTGLPVRVPEDARIVLLTQRPGLPRTTTVRGAITMVTRDAARTAALLGAAGLAELADVRVPALSGGQAAQVALVRALAARPDVIILDEPLAAIDVAGAARWRQFIRHVADTDGSQRTVLMVTHDAVDLRMLASDLAVLEGGEVVAHGPAPELMAAPPTDFVAALAGLNRVAGTVVDAPAANTDLVCVRAGEGADSAVLYARTHASATDLTPGGRVFVVFPPEALRLHTDAEGAPGTVVAVTANSAASLQVTVDALDTQLVAHLPWASAGDIHLGGIHPGDSCAVSVESGAATAY from the coding sequence ATGAGGGCTAACGCCCGCCCTAGTCGCGCTCCACGCACCGAGCGCACCCCACTCACCAAGCGCGCCCCGAGCGTCAACCCCGCGGCGCTGTGGCCCATCCCGGGGCCGCTGTGGGCCATCGCAGCTATGGCGGTGGTCTACCTCGTTGCGCCCATCGTGGCGCTAGCCTCCCGGGTGCCGTGGGGTGATATCACCGCGGTGATGGCGACCCCGGAGACCCGCGATCTTTTGTCGCTCACGCTACGGGCCGCGGTGTGGAGCACCGCCATCGCGCTGCTGCTCGGCGTGTCGCTCGCGCTCGCATTGCAGCGGCTGCGGCAAGGCTCCGCCGTCGTGCGCGCGCTCGTTCTCTTGCCGCTGGCCATGCCGCCGGTGGTCAGCGGGTTGGCGCTTACCGCCCTGTTGGGCAGGCGCGGCCTGCTCGCACCCATACTCGACGCTCTAGGCCTCCAGTTCGGGTTCGCCTTCCCCGGTGTGGTGGCCGCGCACGTGTTTATCACCCTGCCGTTCGTGGTGGTCACCGCCGACTCGGCATTAGGCCAGCTGGACGGCGAGATCCTCGCCGCCGCCCGTAGCGTCGGGCTGGGACGCTGGCGGATGCTGCGCCACATCATTCTGCCCGCTGTCGCCCCGGCGCTTCTGACCGGCGGCTGCCTCGCCTTCGCCCGCTCGCTGGGTGAGTTCGGCACTACGCTCACCTTCGCCGGCTCCATGCCCGGGGTCACCCGCACGATGCCGCTGGGCATCTACCTCGCCCGCGAAGTCAGCGAGGACAACGCCTACGCGCTCTCCGCGGTGCTCATCGGCTTGGCGGTCGCCTGCCTCGCCCTCACCGCCCTGCCCGCGCTATGGCGGCGCTCGCCGCGGCCCACGGCTCGGACCATCCGGGAGATGGACATCCCACAGCTTGCGGAACTCACCCGTCCCCTTCCCCAGTCCGGCATCCCGCACCCGGCCATCGAGGTAGGCGACGGAGACACCATCACCCGTTTTCGCCCCGGCAAGGTCACCGCGATCGCCGGGCCGAACGGCTCGGGCAAGACCACGCTCGCGGGCACGATCGCCGGCCGGCTCACCGGCCTGCCGGTGCGTGTCCCAGAAGACGCCCGGATCGTGCTGCTCACCCAGCGCCCGGGGCTGCCGCGCACGACGACCGTGCGCGGGGCCATCACGATGGTGACCCGGGATGCGGCCCGGACAGCGGCGTTGCTGGGCGCAGCGGGGCTGGCAGAGCTCGCCGATGTCCGCGTACCCGCCCTCTCCGGCGGCCAGGCCGCCCAGGTCGCGCTCGTGCGCGCGCTGGCCGCACGCCCCGACGTCATCATCCTGGACGAGCCGCTGGCGGCGATCGACGTCGCCGGGGCGGCGCGGTGGCGTCAGTTTATCCGGCACGTGGCCGACACCGACGGCAGCCAACGCACCGTGCTCATGGTCACCCACGACGCGGTGGATTTGCGGATGCTGGCTAGCGACCTCGCAGTCCTCGAAGGCGGCGAGGTGGTCGCGCACGGCCCCGCGCCCGAGCTGATGGCCGCTCCCCCGACCGACTTTGTGGCCGCGCTCGCCGGCCTCAACCGGGTGGCGGGCACGGTTGTCGATGCCCCCGCCGCCAACACGGATCTGGTGTGCGTCCGGGCGGGCGAGGGCGCGGACAGCGCGGTCCTTTACGCCCGGACCCACGCGTCTGCGACGGATCTAACCCCCGGCGGCCGCGTCTTCGTCGTCTTTCCGCCGGAAGCACTACGCCTTCACACCGACGCCGAGGGCGCACCTGGCACCGTAGTCGCCGTGACGGCCAATTCCGCCGCGTCGCTGCAGGTCACCGTTGATGCGCTGGACACGCAGCTCGTCGCACACCTTCCCTGGGCGAGCGCCGGCGACATCCATCTCGGCGGCATCCACCCCGGGGACAGTTGTGCTGTCTCCGTCGAAAGCGGTGCGGCAACCGCCTATTAA
- the glp gene encoding gephyrin-like molybdotransferase Glp, whose translation MFNPQRSPEEHLKDVLRRVAPLETISAPTVDAAGLVLATNVEARLAIPPFSNSAMDGYLVNSADLPAIEAEEVTVEKLDAPITLAVSGEVAAGGRAQRPEPGTAVRIMTGAPVPSEFDGLTVVPVEYTDAAPGPGALPAEVAVHTVARRRNIRRLGDDITPADIVARAGTVIDAATQAALLSAGVPEVTVHRAPRVAVVSCGAELITFDGATPSAEVEHMTPGMLPDSNGPMLESLASGLAAATVTRESCDDDPQRMRELLDRLAADHDLIVTSGGVSTGAYDVVHQVLSEQGEDVFFGEVSQKPGAPQGLGAWKGTPVIGLPGNPVAAFMGFQLYASAAIARLRGLDPDTDLTVRPHFEAMAGSEFRPAKNRTSFVPVHLHFGDAEAPAPVATPYHRSGFGSHRIGGMVGTRGYAMLEPSETILPGEMLTIYDFPYRGMARKK comes from the coding sequence GTGTTCAATCCGCAACGTAGCCCAGAAGAACACCTCAAAGACGTGCTGCGCCGCGTCGCCCCGCTGGAGACGATCTCGGCGCCCACGGTCGATGCCGCCGGCTTAGTTCTAGCCACCAATGTCGAGGCGCGCCTGGCCATCCCGCCGTTTTCCAACTCCGCGATGGACGGCTATCTGGTCAACTCCGCCGACCTTCCGGCTATTGAGGCAGAAGAGGTCACGGTGGAAAAGCTTGATGCCCCGATCACCCTGGCTGTGTCCGGCGAAGTCGCCGCCGGCGGCCGCGCGCAGCGCCCGGAGCCGGGTACCGCCGTGCGGATCATGACCGGCGCGCCGGTCCCCAGCGAGTTCGACGGGCTCACCGTGGTCCCGGTCGAGTACACCGATGCCGCGCCCGGCCCCGGCGCGCTGCCTGCGGAGGTCGCCGTGCACACCGTGGCGCGCCGCCGCAACATCCGGCGCCTCGGCGACGACATCACCCCGGCCGACATCGTCGCCCGGGCGGGCACGGTCATCGACGCGGCTACGCAGGCCGCCCTGCTCTCCGCCGGCGTACCGGAGGTCACCGTCCACCGCGCGCCGCGGGTGGCCGTGGTCTCCTGCGGCGCCGAGCTCATCACCTTCGACGGCGCGACCCCGTCTGCAGAGGTGGAGCACATGACGCCGGGAATGCTGCCGGATTCCAACGGGCCCATGCTGGAATCGCTGGCTTCGGGCCTGGCGGCCGCGACGGTCACCCGGGAAAGCTGCGACGACGATCCGCAGCGCATGCGCGAGCTGCTCGACCGGCTCGCGGCCGATCACGATCTCATCGTCACCAGCGGCGGTGTGTCCACCGGTGCCTACGACGTGGTGCACCAGGTGCTTTCCGAGCAGGGCGAGGACGTCTTCTTCGGCGAGGTGAGCCAGAAACCCGGCGCCCCGCAGGGGCTCGGCGCGTGGAAGGGCACCCCGGTCATCGGTTTGCCGGGCAACCCGGTGGCGGCGTTTATGGGCTTCCAGCTCTACGCCTCCGCCGCCATCGCTCGGCTGCGCGGGCTTGACCCCGATACTGATCTCACGGTGCGCCCGCACTTCGAGGCGATGGCCGGCAGCGAGTTCCGCCCGGCGAAAAACCGCACCTCGTTCGTCCCGGTCCACCTGCACTTTGGGGACGCGGAAGCGCCGGCCCCCGTGGCCACCCCGTACCACCGCAGCGGTTTCGGCTCGCACCGCATCGGCGGGATGGTGGGTACGCGTGGTTACGCGATGTTGGAGCCTTCCGAGACCATCCTGCCCGGCGAGATGCTGACCATCTACGACTTCCCCTACCGCGGCATGGCACGTAAAAAGTAG
- the mobA gene encoding molybdenum cofactor guanylyltransferase, with the protein MTGRHTRSGTDTAQGSTAPLAGTIVLAGGRGTRMGGVNKAALTVGGERFVDRLLRQLPYGVPTVVVSPYFLGVPQVCENPLFGGPAAGIARGFAELESRGMHPGGDQLVAVVAVDAPDSPQLLPRLTAALRRAPEAGAALIRSADGHLQPLCAVWRADCLAGALAAVGSPRNASAMRLIRQTRWIAVGGDARGAERDYDTPADLRALQQATKH; encoded by the coding sequence GTGACGGGCCGCCACACGCGGTCCGGCACGGACACAGCGCAGGGCAGCACCGCCCCGCTGGCGGGGACTATTGTGCTCGCCGGCGGCCGCGGCACCCGCATGGGCGGGGTCAACAAGGCGGCGCTGACCGTCGGCGGCGAGCGCTTCGTGGACAGGCTGCTGCGCCAGCTGCCCTACGGAGTACCAACAGTGGTGGTCTCGCCGTATTTCCTCGGGGTCCCGCAGGTGTGCGAGAACCCCCTGTTTGGTGGGCCGGCGGCGGGCATCGCCCGCGGGTTCGCCGAGCTCGAATCCCGCGGGATGCACCCTGGCGGCGACCAGCTCGTGGCTGTCGTGGCGGTCGATGCCCCCGATTCACCGCAGCTTCTCCCCCGGCTCACCGCGGCGCTCCGCCGCGCCCCCGAGGCCGGGGCCGCACTCATCCGCAGCGCGGACGGCCACCTCCAGCCGCTGTGTGCCGTGTGGCGCGCGGACTGCCTCGCCGGGGCGCTTGCGGCAGTGGGCTCGCCCCGCAACGCCTCCGCCATGCGCCTTATCCGCCAGACGCGGTGGATCGCTGTGGGCGGCGACGCGCGCGGCGCCGAGCGCGATTACGACACCCCCGCCGACCTCCGCGCTCTCCAGCAGGCCACGAAGCATTAA
- a CDS encoding multicopper oxidase domain-containing protein produces MDTPHPEPNRKAQAEKAQAEKAPAEGVTPHTARRAPAPDVSEVEGSAAPTNKGGNQLWSWIVVIVAVVLVALLALASTLGWGPFGKSGSVSSDDSAASAGSDSGSASAQTVTKEVTVDGMAFVPNRIEVPRGAHLVINFKNTGDQAHDLKIGGQETGRVKAGESASVDVGTVDKDMQGWCTIAGHKMQGMTLDVVASDTAGASGDVSQGGGTGAGAVTPADLTADPGEGFEAFDPTLKPAPDGDLHEYDWEITSETREVAPGKEQKRWLFNGQAPGPVLRGRVGDTFRLHLKNSSDEAQSFDFTGGHIDGDTVVEPGDEKTVEFTAHHAGAWIYRSITEPQALNTANGLFGAVLVDDSLPDVDKEIGLVGSEVYLADDADSGADSGANADRVARGEADLWAFNAYPAQYLHDPIEVKKGETVRMWVLNAGPGDPLTFGIDGAVFDRVYVDGRSELGENRAAHALTLGPSQGGYVEVTFNKPGTYTFGNQSPAQADMGQRGTILVR; encoded by the coding sequence ATGGACACCCCACACCCTGAACCGAACCGGAAGGCGCAGGCCGAGAAGGCGCAGGCCGAGAAGGCTCCAGCCGAAGGCGTCACCCCGCACACGGCACGCCGGGCCCCGGCTCCGGACGTGTCTGAGGTGGAAGGCAGCGCGGCGCCCACGAACAAGGGCGGCAACCAGCTGTGGTCGTGGATCGTGGTCATCGTCGCCGTGGTGTTGGTGGCGCTGCTCGCGCTCGCGTCCACGCTCGGGTGGGGGCCGTTTGGGAAGTCCGGGTCCGTCAGCAGTGACGATAGCGCCGCGTCGGCGGGATCTGATTCCGGTTCTGCTTCGGCGCAGACAGTGACGAAGGAAGTCACCGTCGACGGAATGGCGTTCGTGCCTAACCGCATCGAGGTGCCCCGCGGCGCCCACCTGGTCATCAACTTTAAAAACACCGGCGACCAGGCCCACGACCTGAAAATCGGCGGCCAGGAGACCGGCCGCGTCAAGGCCGGCGAATCCGCCTCGGTGGACGTGGGCACGGTGGACAAGGACATGCAGGGCTGGTGCACCATCGCCGGGCACAAGATGCAGGGCATGACCTTGGACGTGGTGGCCTCCGACACCGCGGGTGCGAGTGGGGATGTCTCCCAGGGTGGCGGCACTGGCGCCGGGGCGGTGACACCGGCGGACCTTACCGCCGACCCAGGCGAGGGCTTCGAGGCGTTCGACCCCACCTTAAAACCCGCGCCGGACGGTGATCTCCACGAGTACGACTGGGAGATCACCTCTGAGACCCGCGAGGTCGCGCCGGGCAAGGAGCAAAAGCGTTGGCTGTTCAACGGCCAGGCGCCGGGACCGGTGCTGCGCGGGCGCGTGGGCGACACGTTCCGCCTGCACCTGAAAAACAGCTCCGACGAGGCCCAGTCTTTCGATTTCACCGGTGGGCACATCGACGGCGACACCGTGGTCGAGCCAGGGGACGAAAAGACTGTCGAGTTCACCGCCCACCACGCCGGGGCGTGGATATACCGCAGCATTACCGAGCCGCAGGCGTTGAACACGGCCAACGGTCTTTTCGGTGCCGTGCTTGTCGATGACAGCCTGCCGGACGTAGACAAAGAAATCGGCCTTGTGGGCAGCGAGGTTTACCTCGCCGACGACGCCGACTCTGGCGCCGACTCCGGCGCCAACGCCGATCGCGTGGCCCGCGGCGAGGCCGACCTGTGGGCGTTCAACGCCTACCCGGCGCAGTACCTCCACGACCCGATTGAGGTGAAAAAGGGCGAGACCGTGCGCATGTGGGTGCTCAACGCTGGCCCTGGGGACCCGCTGACCTTCGGCATCGACGGCGCGGTGTTCGACCGCGTCTACGTCGACGGCCGCAGCGAGCTTGGCGAAAACCGCGCCGCCCACGCGCTCACCCTCGGGCCGTCGCAGGGCGGCTACGTCGAGGTGACCTTCAACAAGCCCGGCACCTACACCTTCGGCAACCAGTCCCCGGCGCAGGCGGATATGGGCCAGCGCGGCACGATTCTCGTGCGCTAG
- the moaA gene encoding GTP 3',8-cyclase MoaA, with protein MTQQVFLPTPRLRNTDADSSAQPVDLLPARPDGSRALLDRFGRQARDLRVSLTDKCNLRCTYCMPAEGLEWLPKEQTLSDAEVIRLITLGVEKLGIRQVRFTGGEPLLRRGLADIIAATKSLTTDEGAAPSTALTTNGLGLDKKAQVLAGAGLDRINVSLDTIDAERYQSLTRRDRLSGVIASLDAAAAAGLHPIKVNAVVMPGVNEDDIVPLAQFCLDRGLNLRFIEQMPLGPREQWDIDEMITADDILARLRDHFRLSPAVAPRGSAPAALWDVAAPAGAATGAAGAGETIGQIGIIASVTRPFCADCDRTRLTADGMVRNCLFGNSETNLRDLLRAGANDADIAAAWAGEMWRKKPGHGIDDEGFLQPDRPMAAIGG; from the coding sequence ATGACACAGCAGGTTTTTCTTCCCACCCCACGCCTGCGGAACACCGACGCGGATTCTTCCGCCCAGCCGGTTGATCTTCTGCCGGCACGCCCGGATGGCAGCCGCGCCTTGCTCGATCGCTTCGGCCGCCAGGCGCGCGACTTGCGCGTCTCCCTGACCGATAAGTGCAACCTGCGCTGCACATACTGCATGCCCGCAGAGGGCTTGGAGTGGCTGCCCAAGGAGCAGACGCTTTCCGATGCCGAGGTCATCCGTCTCATCACCCTAGGGGTGGAAAAGCTGGGCATTAGGCAGGTGCGTTTCACCGGCGGCGAGCCGCTGCTCCGGCGCGGCCTCGCGGACATCATCGCCGCGACAAAGAGCCTGACCACCGACGAGGGCGCCGCCCCCTCCACCGCACTGACCACCAACGGGCTGGGCCTGGACAAGAAGGCCCAGGTCCTCGCCGGTGCCGGGCTGGATCGCATCAACGTCTCCCTCGACACCATCGACGCCGAGCGCTACCAATCGCTTACCCGGCGCGACCGGCTGTCCGGTGTTATCGCCTCCCTCGACGCGGCGGCCGCGGCCGGCCTTCACCCCATCAAGGTCAACGCGGTGGTCATGCCCGGCGTCAACGAGGACGACATCGTCCCCCTCGCCCAGTTCTGCCTGGACCGCGGCCTTAATCTGCGGTTTATCGAGCAGATGCCGCTAGGCCCGCGCGAGCAGTGGGACATCGATGAGATGATCACCGCCGACGACATCCTCGCCCGCCTGCGCGACCACTTCCGCTTGTCCCCGGCGGTCGCGCCGCGGGGTTCTGCCCCCGCCGCCCTGTGGGACGTGGCAGCCCCTGCCGGCGCCGCCACGGGCGCAGCAGGCGCGGGCGAGACGATAGGCCAGATCGGCATTATCGCCTCGGTGACCCGCCCGTTCTGCGCGGATTGCGACCGCACCCGGCTTACCGCGGACGGCATGGTCCGCAACTGCCTGTTCGGGAACTCGGAGACCAACCTGCGCGACCTGCTGCGCGCCGGCGCGAACGACGCGGACATCGCCGCAGCCTGGGCCGGGGAGATGTGGCGCAAGAAGCCGGGCCACGGGATCGATGACGAAGGTTTTCTCCAACCCGACCGTCCTATGGCAGCCATAGGTGGATAA